A DNA window from Cobetia marina contains the following coding sequences:
- the betT gene encoding choline BCCT transporter BetT produces the protein MQKPASSESAAPTSSRINPTVFYGSIIGIVAFLAFAMLFTELADQWIGNALSWTIDTFGWFYMLAIVAYLVFGVLIACSRFGRIRLGPDDSRPEFSLMSWAAMLFAAGIGIDILFYCIAEPLSHYVAPVTGDPETQAAIRNAMVETFFHWGLSGWGIYVLAGMSLAYFSYRHRLPLAIRSAFYPLLGNRINGPIGNAVDIFAIISTVFGIATSLGIGVIQLNYGLKFMLGVPENLAVQAALIIGVMILATISVITGVEKGIRLLSEFNMLLATALLIFVLAVSDTSQLLNALVLNIGDYLTQFTAKSFDTYAYTPGTDEWMSGWTLFFWGWWIAWTPFVGLFLARISRGRTIRQFVFGALLIPLSFMMVWMSVFGNSAIDMVANQGVSALATEALNAPQNTIYTFLEQLPYSTITTAVVAILGIVFFVTSADSGALVLANFTSILKDVNHDAPIWLRIFWSAIIGLLTLALLMVGGLSALQSAVVITAVPFSIVLIFMMIGMYKALMIEDRKENVRQDNSCVYEGVDWHERLDHVLDFAKSGSAEATLKRSIRPALNQLAEELNRRGQVSSVSEETAEGEPLPRVTLEVEFEDASNFVYQVRSVRHQTPSFIDANDDYYLRLAVHLSEGGSGQELNGLSRAQVLDEVVTAYQQHLAFVRNDTVNEAPVMPGVIGKQTDID, from the coding sequence ATGCAGAAACCCGCTTCCTCCGAGAGCGCTGCGCCGACCTCGAGTCGCATCAATCCGACGGTCTTCTACGGATCGATCATCGGTATCGTGGCGTTCCTCGCCTTCGCGATGCTGTTCACCGAACTGGCTGACCAGTGGATCGGCAATGCCCTGAGCTGGACCATCGATACCTTCGGCTGGTTCTACATGCTGGCCATCGTGGCCTATCTGGTCTTCGGTGTGCTGATCGCCTGCTCACGCTTCGGGCGCATCCGCCTGGGACCGGACGACTCGCGTCCTGAATTCTCGCTGATGTCCTGGGCCGCGATGCTGTTCGCCGCCGGTATCGGCATCGACATCCTGTTCTACTGCATCGCCGAGCCGCTGTCCCACTATGTGGCACCGGTCACGGGGGACCCCGAGACCCAGGCGGCGATCCGCAACGCCATGGTGGAAACCTTCTTCCACTGGGGGCTCTCCGGCTGGGGCATCTATGTGCTCGCCGGCATGTCGCTTGCGTACTTCAGCTATCGCCACCGCCTGCCGCTGGCCATCCGCTCGGCCTTCTATCCGCTGCTGGGCAACCGCATCAATGGCCCGATCGGCAACGCCGTGGATATCTTCGCCATCATCTCCACCGTGTTCGGGATCGCCACCTCACTGGGCATCGGCGTCATCCAGCTGAACTACGGTCTCAAGTTCATGCTGGGCGTGCCCGAGAACCTCGCCGTGCAAGCGGCACTGATCATCGGCGTGATGATTCTGGCGACGATTTCCGTCATCACCGGTGTCGAGAAGGGCATCCGCCTGCTGTCCGAATTCAACATGCTGCTGGCCACCGCCCTGCTGATCTTCGTGCTGGCCGTCAGCGACACCTCCCAGCTGCTCAACGCGCTGGTGCTCAACATCGGTGACTACCTGACCCAGTTCACCGCCAAGAGCTTCGATACCTATGCCTACACACCGGGTACCGATGAATGGATGAGCGGCTGGACCCTGTTCTTCTGGGGCTGGTGGATCGCCTGGACCCCGTTCGTGGGCCTGTTCCTCGCGCGCATCTCACGTGGCCGCACCATCCGTCAGTTCGTGTTCGGTGCGCTGCTGATCCCGTTGAGCTTCATGATGGTATGGATGAGCGTCTTCGGTAACTCGGCCATCGACATGGTCGCCAACCAGGGCGTCAGCGCACTGGCCACCGAAGCCCTGAACGCACCGCAGAACACCATCTATACCTTCCTGGAGCAGCTGCCGTACTCCACCATCACCACCGCCGTGGTGGCGATTCTGGGGATCGTGTTCTTCGTGACCTCCGCCGACTCCGGCGCGCTGGTACTGGCCAACTTCACGTCCATCCTCAAGGACGTCAACCACGATGCACCAATCTGGCTGCGCATCTTCTGGTCCGCCATCATCGGCCTGCTGACGCTGGCTCTGCTGATGGTCGGGGGGCTGAGCGCGCTGCAGAGCGCCGTGGTGATCACCGCCGTGCCCTTCTCCATCGTGCTGATCTTCATGATGATCGGCATGTACAAGGCGCTGATGATCGAGGACCGCAAGGAGAACGTGCGTCAGGACAACAGCTGCGTCTATGAAGGGGTCGACTGGCACGAGCGTCTGGATCACGTGCTCGACTTCGCCAAGAGCGGCAGTGCCGAGGCAACGCTGAAGCGCTCCATTCGTCCGGCACTCAATCAGCTGGCCGAAGAGCTCAACCGTCGCGGCCAGGTCTCCTCCGTCAGTGAAGAGACGGCAGAGGGCGAGCCGCTGCCGCGCGTGACACTGGAAGTCGAGTTCGAGGATGCCTCCAACTTCGTCTACCAGGTGCGTTCGGTGCGTCACCAGACGCCGAGCTTCATCGATGCCAACGATGACTACTACCTGCGTCTGGCCGTCCACCTCTCCGAGGGTGGCAGCGGTCAGGAGCTCAACGGCCTGTCGCGTGCTCAGGTGCTCGATGAAGTGGTCACCGCCTATCAGCAGCATCTGGCCTTCGTGCGCAACGATACGGTCAATGAAGCCCCGGTGATGCCAGGCGTGATCGGCAAGCAGACCGACATCGACTGA
- a CDS encoding 1-phosphofructokinase family hexose kinase gives MTASHHSPSHSAADCPVLCVTLNPALDLSIGLDSLTLGTVNRARSHHLEAAGKGINVARVLATLGHPVTLSGFLGADNQADFTVAFADWGLVDAFERVAGATRINVKLGEASGRVTDVNGTGMRVDEDALARLEARIDDWIDRQQAEGNLPRCAVVIAGSLPPGISHAQLAALVSRVRERHVACWLDTSGAALEAGLAVPPTAVKPNEQELALWAGEPLDSDAARERALRRLIDHGIEQALISAGPEGVLWASPGAAMLRARPPRMQVVSTVCAGDTLLAAMLHGVLCQPDASPEDRKRILRHATALSAEAVTHPGPGNPLATTLKTLQQHTSIETLASADVETAGEPRQ, from the coding sequence ATGACAGCTTCCCATCACTCGCCATCACACTCGGCTGCTGACTGTCCCGTGCTGTGCGTGACGCTCAATCCTGCGCTGGATCTGAGCATCGGGCTGGACAGTCTGACGCTGGGAACGGTCAACCGTGCACGCAGTCATCATCTGGAAGCCGCGGGCAAGGGCATCAACGTGGCGCGCGTGCTGGCGACGCTGGGCCACCCGGTGACCTTGAGCGGCTTTCTGGGGGCCGACAATCAGGCCGATTTCACCGTGGCCTTTGCCGACTGGGGGCTGGTGGACGCCTTCGAGCGCGTGGCCGGTGCGACGCGCATCAACGTCAAGCTTGGCGAGGCCAGTGGCCGGGTCACCGACGTGAACGGTACCGGCATGCGGGTGGACGAGGACGCCCTGGCGCGCCTGGAAGCGCGCATCGATGACTGGATCGACCGCCAGCAGGCCGAGGGCAATCTGCCACGTTGTGCGGTGGTGATCGCCGGCAGTCTGCCGCCGGGGATCAGCCATGCCCAGCTGGCAGCACTGGTCAGTCGCGTGCGCGAACGCCATGTCGCCTGCTGGCTCGATACCAGCGGCGCCGCGCTGGAAGCGGGGCTGGCGGTGCCGCCCACGGCGGTGAAGCCCAATGAACAGGAGCTGGCGCTGTGGGCCGGGGAGCCGCTGGACAGTGATGCGGCCCGCGAGCGTGCGCTCAGGCGTCTGATCGATCACGGCATCGAGCAGGCGCTGATCTCCGCCGGGCCGGAAGGCGTGCTGTGGGCCAGCCCCGGCGCCGCCATGCTGCGCGCTCGGCCGCCGCGCATGCAGGTCGTCAGTACCGTCTGCGCCGGCGATACCCTGCTGGCCGCCATGCTGCATGGCGTGCTCTGTCAGCCCGATGCCTCACCCGAAGACCGCAAGCGGATTCTGCGCCATGCCACCGCACTCTCCGCCGAGGCCGTGACCCATCCCGGTCCCGGCAATCCGCTTGCCACCACACTCAAGACCCTCCAACAACACACCAGCATCGAGACATTGGCGTCTGCCGATGTCGAGACAGCCGGAGAGCCACGCCAATGA
- a CDS encoding PTS fructose-like transporter subunit IIB, with product MNVIIVTACPSGMATTFLAARRLEQAARRRGWNPIIDMRSRIEPEITLSEAQLAEAELVLIAASPLASVALDDFLGKRVHLAPIEDALPDPQAFLELADSRARVLERKDIAALTDSAAPASAAGGTPVTSSRGPSIVAVTACPTGVAHTFMAAEALSEAGRTLGYPTRVETQGSVGAQDALTEQEIAEAEVVILACDIEVDPTRFAGKRVWRTSTGTALKKPRDTIEQALEGAEVESATASGGQGGQQKGEKRGPYKHLLTGVSFMLPMVVAGGLMIALSFVFGIKAFEEEGTLAAALMQIGGGSAFKLMIPVLAGYIAYSIADRPGITPGMIGGWLAATLDAGFLGGIIAGFLAGYTASGLSRYVKLPQSIESLKPILIIPLVASMVTGLVMIYVVGTPVAGLMTALTEFLESMGSANAVLLGILLGAMMCFDLGGPVNKAAYAFGVGLLASETYAPMAAIMAAGMVPALGMGLASFIARSKFAEPEREAGKASFILGLCFISEGAIPFAAKDPLRVIPTCMVGGAVTGALSMLVGAKLLAPHGGLFVLLIPNAINVPLMYLGAIVAGTLVTAISYAMIKKGAQQVETVAAT from the coding sequence ATGAACGTCATCATCGTCACCGCCTGCCCGAGTGGCATGGCGACCACCTTCCTGGCGGCGCGCCGCCTGGAGCAGGCCGCGCGTCGTCGTGGCTGGAATCCGATCATCGACATGCGCTCGCGCATCGAACCCGAGATCACCCTCAGCGAGGCGCAGCTGGCGGAGGCGGAGCTGGTGCTGATCGCCGCATCGCCGCTGGCCAGCGTGGCGCTGGACGACTTTCTCGGCAAGCGGGTGCATCTGGCCCCCATCGAGGATGCGCTGCCGGACCCGCAGGCCTTTCTGGAGCTGGCCGACTCGCGTGCCCGGGTGCTGGAGCGCAAGGACATAGCGGCCCTCACGGACTCGGCCGCACCCGCGTCTGCTGCCGGTGGGACACCCGTCACGTCGTCCCGGGGGCCGTCCATCGTGGCGGTCACGGCCTGTCCCACCGGTGTGGCGCATACCTTCATGGCCGCCGAGGCACTGAGCGAGGCCGGGCGGACGCTGGGCTATCCGACCCGTGTCGAGACCCAGGGCTCGGTCGGTGCCCAGGATGCGCTGACCGAACAGGAGATCGCCGAGGCCGAGGTGGTGATTCTGGCCTGTGACATCGAGGTCGACCCGACCCGCTTCGCCGGCAAGCGCGTCTGGCGCACCTCCACCGGTACCGCGCTCAAGAAGCCGCGCGACACCATCGAACAGGCGCTGGAAGGTGCTGAGGTGGAATCCGCCACGGCCTCTGGCGGTCAGGGTGGCCAGCAGAAGGGCGAGAAGCGCGGCCCCTACAAGCACCTGCTGACCGGGGTGTCCTTCATGTTGCCGATGGTGGTGGCGGGCGGCTTGATGATCGCGCTGTCCTTCGTGTTCGGCATCAAGGCCTTCGAGGAGGAGGGCACGCTGGCGGCGGCGCTGATGCAGATCGGTGGTGGCTCGGCCTTCAAGCTGATGATTCCGGTACTGGCGGGCTACATCGCCTACTCGATCGCGGACCGTCCGGGGATCACGCCGGGCATGATCGGGGGCTGGCTGGCCGCGACACTGGATGCCGGGTTCCTGGGTGGCATCATCGCCGGCTTCCTCGCGGGGTACACGGCCTCGGGGCTCAGCCGCTACGTGAAGCTGCCGCAGTCCATCGAGTCGCTCAAGCCGATCCTGATCATCCCGCTGGTGGCGAGCATGGTCACCGGGCTGGTGATGATCTACGTGGTCGGCACGCCGGTGGCGGGGCTGATGACGGCGCTGACCGAGTTCCTCGAGTCCATGGGCTCGGCCAACGCGGTCCTGCTGGGCATTCTGCTCGGCGCGATGATGTGCTTTGACCTGGGTGGGCCGGTCAACAAGGCCGCCTATGCCTTCGGGGTCGGCCTGCTGGCCAGCGAGACCTACGCGCCGATGGCCGCGATCATGGCCGCGGGCATGGTGCCGGCGCTGGGCATGGGACTGGCAAGCTTCATCGCACGTTCCAAGTTCGCCGAACCGGAGCGTGAGGCCGGCAAGGCCAGCTTCATTCTCGGGCTGTGCTTCATCTCCGAGGGCGCGATTCCCTTTGCCGCCAAGGACCCGCTGCGCGTGATTCCCACCTGCATGGTCGGTGGCGCCGTGACCGGTGCCCTGTCGATGCTGGTGGGTGCCAAGCTGCTGGCGCCGCACGGTGGTCTGTTCGTACTGCTGATCCCCAATGCCATCAACGTGCCGCTGATGTATCTGGGCGCCATCGTCGCCGGCACCCTGGTGACCGCGATCAGCTATGCGATGATCAAGAAGGGCGCACAGCAGGTCGAGACCGTCGCCGCGACCTGA
- the cra gene encoding catabolite repressor/activator, protein MTLAEIARLAGVSRTTASYVVNGQAQARRISPQTVERVMAVVQRHHYRIDAQAAALRRGESRTLGFMLPDLENASYARLAKLLERGARERDYQLFIVCSDDIPDTERELARMLKARRVDALITASCLAPDDPFYRELTLDGFPVIGVDRALDTRHFASVVSNNADAASQLTRAVLEHSPRDLLWLDALPELEISRERAQGMRSALETHQSQTPLEATTLHAARYERAAGAEALRGYLAHSPMPEAIVTASYTLMDGVLDVLFSKGPPVNAPRAMASFGDDRLLDFLPLPIHSLPQCHQRIADTTLTLALAAIQSDITPGLTLVERELRRR, encoded by the coding sequence ATGACCCTGGCAGAAATCGCGCGTCTTGCAGGCGTTTCACGTACCACCGCCAGTTATGTGGTCAATGGGCAGGCACAGGCACGACGTATCAGCCCACAGACGGTCGAGCGCGTGATGGCGGTGGTGCAACGCCATCACTACCGGATCGATGCCCAGGCAGCCGCCCTGCGCCGTGGGGAAAGCCGGACACTGGGGTTCATGCTGCCCGATCTGGAGAACGCCAGTTACGCACGCCTCGCCAAGCTGCTGGAACGCGGTGCCCGCGAGCGCGACTATCAGCTGTTCATCGTCTGCTCCGACGACATCCCCGACACGGAGCGCGAACTGGCCCGCATGCTCAAGGCTCGCAGGGTCGATGCCTTGATCACCGCCAGCTGTCTGGCACCGGATGATCCCTTCTACCGCGAACTGACGCTGGATGGCTTCCCGGTGATCGGGGTGGACCGCGCACTGGACACGCGCCACTTCGCCAGCGTGGTCAGCAACAATGCCGATGCCGCCAGCCAGCTGACCCGTGCGGTGCTTGAGCATTCACCACGAGACCTGCTGTGGCTGGATGCCTTGCCGGAACTCGAGATATCGCGGGAACGTGCCCAGGGCATGCGCTCGGCGCTCGAGACCCATCAGAGCCAGACGCCGCTTGAGGCGACGACACTGCACGCCGCCCGCTATGAGCGCGCCGCCGGTGCCGAGGCACTGCGCGGATATCTCGCGCACTCGCCCATGCCGGAGGCGATCGTGACCGCCTCCTACACCTTGATGGACGGCGTGCTGGACGTGCTGTTCTCGAAGGGCCCGCCTGTCAACGCCCCCAGGGCGATGGCCAGCTTCGGCGATGATCGCCTGCTCGACTTCCTGCCGTTGCCGATCCACTCGCTGCCCCAGTGCCACCAGCGCATCGCGGATACCACCCTCACCCTGGCGCTCGCCGCCATCCAGAGCGATATCACGCCGGGCCTGACCCTGGTGGAACGCGAGTTGCGTCGCCGCTAG
- the ptsP gene encoding phosphoenolpyruvate--protein phosphotransferase produces MLSLAHEDVLLAAHANDWRDALNQAADALVAGGRATPAYREGLLAREAQSSTYLGQGIAIPHGTPDSREAVLATGVRVLQFPQGVEWHDGNRVFLVVTIAAQSDEHLDILRSLTRVLDREGVSERLASATTAEQILAELGREVIPPRLDADTVLCGFPARDRDELVLAGAARLRQAGCVGDGFLTAMLQTEPNALGQGIWLVQSRQDVSQPALSVVTPEKALDTRHGRINAVACLALDADGGQHRVLLERLLTLLEDGAGERLPGLSTSALLARLLGESSTAQLASVTLLNAHGLHARPAKQLVQAARDAGESFGIIPSLRLEQGEGGIVSAASLTKVLGLGARRGQTLVFSANGEDARANQAALDAMVAAVKAGLGESVEPLMDQRPEASAPDAQPASDKVAAPEADSVVPAVAASPGMAIAPCWVMYQPRFLYEARSDAGAEHEAQRLASGIQTAREQLQELVNRAEGAEMAEILSMHEEMLGDPELFAAARESLEEGHSAEAAWWSAIDSAARAQENLADRLLAERAADLRDVGRRVLGVLTDTPLPSAPETPHVLVTEDIGPSDVARLDTSRVRGLVTALGGATSHSAILARSLGIPAVVGAGPSVLAIADGSELIVDGERGRVSVMPSASRRARAEEAIAGHEQRQAAAWETRMAPAITRDGHQVEVVANLGNTAHAGDAVERGAEGVGLLRTEFVFMAHPQAPDLATQTAQYGEALDALDGRPLVARTLDVGGDKPLPYWPLPREDNPFLGLRGIRLALTRPEVLETQVRALLMAAGSRPIRLMFPMVKDLAELRAARAIVERVRSELDAAHEAEHGQPLVRDVQVGVMIEIPSAALTAASIAPEVDFFSVGTNDLTQYTLAIDRGHATLSAQADGLHPAVLRLIEMTVAAAHAHGAWVGVCGELASDDQAVGVLVGLGVDELSVSSRQIPLVKARVRELDLTMAREQARVALAQPTSEDVRSALDSLIEQNAQPHPRQEEQV; encoded by the coding sequence ATGCTCAGCCTTGCTCATGAGGATGTCCTCCTCGCCGCCCACGCCAATGACTGGCGCGACGCCCTGAATCAGGCCGCTGATGCCCTGGTTGCCGGTGGGCGCGCCACGCCGGCCTATCGTGAAGGTCTGCTGGCTCGCGAAGCGCAGTCTTCCACCTACCTGGGGCAGGGCATCGCGATTCCCCATGGGACACCCGACAGTCGTGAGGCCGTGCTGGCCACCGGCGTGCGTGTCCTGCAATTCCCGCAGGGGGTGGAGTGGCACGATGGCAACCGTGTCTTTCTGGTGGTGACCATCGCGGCGCAGTCCGATGAGCACCTCGATATCCTGCGTTCCCTGACGCGCGTGCTGGACCGCGAAGGCGTCAGTGAGCGCCTGGCATCCGCGACGACCGCGGAGCAGATTCTCGCCGAGCTTGGCCGCGAGGTGATTCCGCCACGTCTGGATGCCGATACCGTGCTGTGTGGCTTCCCGGCACGCGACCGCGATGAGCTGGTGCTGGCAGGCGCGGCGCGATTGCGTCAGGCCGGTTGCGTCGGGGACGGCTTTCTCACCGCGATGCTCCAGACCGAGCCGAACGCTCTGGGCCAGGGCATCTGGCTGGTGCAGTCCCGACAGGACGTGAGCCAGCCGGCGCTGTCCGTGGTCACGCCCGAGAAGGCGCTGGATACCCGTCACGGGCGCATCAACGCCGTGGCCTGTCTGGCACTGGACGCTGATGGCGGGCAGCACCGCGTGTTGCTGGAGCGTCTGCTGACGCTGCTGGAAGATGGCGCAGGCGAGCGCCTGCCGGGGCTGTCCACCTCTGCTCTGCTGGCGCGGCTGCTGGGGGAGTCCTCCACGGCACAGCTGGCGAGCGTGACGCTGCTCAATGCACATGGCCTGCATGCCCGTCCCGCCAAGCAGCTGGTGCAGGCCGCGCGGGACGCCGGCGAGAGTTTCGGCATCATTCCCTCGCTGCGCCTCGAGCAGGGGGAAGGCGGTATCGTCAGTGCCGCCAGCCTCACCAAGGTGCTGGGGCTGGGAGCACGTCGTGGCCAGACGCTGGTCTTCAGTGCCAACGGCGAGGATGCCCGGGCCAATCAGGCCGCGCTGGATGCCATGGTCGCGGCGGTCAAGGCAGGACTTGGCGAGTCCGTGGAGCCGCTGATGGACCAGCGTCCCGAGGCCAGTGCGCCGGATGCCCAGCCGGCTTCCGACAAGGTGGCAGCCCCCGAGGCCGACAGTGTCGTGCCGGCGGTGGCGGCCTCGCCGGGCATGGCCATCGCGCCCTGCTGGGTGATGTATCAGCCGCGCTTTCTCTATGAGGCGCGCAGCGATGCGGGCGCCGAGCACGAGGCCCAGCGGCTGGCGAGCGGCATCCAGACGGCGCGTGAGCAGCTGCAGGAGCTGGTCAATCGGGCCGAAGGCGCCGAGATGGCCGAGATTCTCTCCATGCACGAAGAGATGCTCGGCGACCCGGAGCTGTTTGCCGCGGCGCGCGAGAGTCTCGAGGAAGGCCACAGCGCCGAGGCTGCCTGGTGGTCCGCCATCGACAGCGCCGCGCGAGCCCAGGAAAACCTCGCGGACCGTCTGCTGGCCGAGCGTGCCGCTGACCTGCGCGACGTCGGGCGCCGTGTGCTTGGCGTGCTCACCGACACGCCGCTGCCCAGCGCCCCCGAGACGCCGCATGTGCTGGTGACCGAGGATATCGGCCCGTCGGATGTGGCGCGTCTGGATACCTCCCGGGTGCGTGGACTGGTCACGGCCCTGGGCGGGGCCACCTCGCACAGCGCGATTCTGGCGCGTTCACTGGGCATTCCGGCGGTGGTCGGGGCTGGTCCGAGCGTGCTGGCGATCGCCGATGGCAGCGAGTTGATCGTCGATGGTGAGCGCGGGCGTGTCAGCGTGATGCCTTCCGCCAGTCGCCGCGCCCGGGCCGAAGAGGCGATCGCCGGCCATGAACAGCGTCAGGCCGCGGCCTGGGAAACCCGCATGGCGCCAGCCATCACCCGGGATGGCCATCAGGTCGAGGTGGTGGCCAACCTGGGCAATACCGCGCATGCCGGCGACGCCGTCGAGCGCGGTGCCGAAGGGGTCGGCCTGCTGCGGACCGAATTCGTGTTCATGGCCCATCCGCAGGCACCGGATCTCGCCACCCAGACCGCCCAGTACGGTGAGGCACTCGATGCGCTGGATGGCCGCCCGCTGGTGGCACGCACCCTGGATGTCGGCGGTGACAAGCCGCTGCCGTACTGGCCGCTGCCGCGAGAGGACAATCCCTTCCTCGGGCTGCGTGGCATCCGTCTGGCGCTGACGCGTCCGGAAGTGCTCGAGACTCAGGTCAGGGCACTGCTGATGGCGGCGGGCTCCCGCCCGATCCGCCTGATGTTCCCGATGGTCAAGGACCTTGCCGAACTGCGCGCTGCACGTGCCATCGTCGAGCGCGTACGCAGCGAGCTGGACGCCGCCCATGAAGCCGAGCACGGCCAGCCGCTGGTGCGTGACGTGCAGGTCGGCGTGATGATCGAGATTCCCTCGGCGGCGCTGACGGCCGCCAGCATCGCTCCCGAAGTCGATTTCTTCTCGGTGGGCACCAACGATCTCACCCAGTACACCCTGGCCATCGACCGCGGCCATGCCACGCTCTCCGCACAGGCCGATGGGCTGCATCCGGCAGTACTGCGTCTGATCGAGATGACGGTGGCGGCCGCGCATGCCCATGGTGCCTGGGTCGGCGTCTGCGGTGAGCTGGCCAGTGATGATCAGGCCGTGGGTGTGCTGGTCGGCCTGGGGGTGGATGAACTGTCCGTCTCCAGTCGCCAGATTCCGCTGGTCAAGGCGCGGGTGCGTGAGCTGGATCTGACCATGGCGCGCGAACAGGCACGCGTCGCCCTGGCGCAGCCGACGTCGGAAGACGTGCGCAGTGCGCTGGACAGCCTGATCGAACAGAACGCCCAACCCCATCCCCGGCAGGAGGAGCAGGTGTGA